The following proteins are encoded in a genomic region of Synechococcus sp. CBW1002:
- the glsA gene encoding glutaminase A → MRSVSEWVSTGHLPTPEVVQDLVVEAHRRFSPVLDGRVADYIHALAAATPEHFGLCVSSSGGALFEAGEARLAFSIQSISKPFLFALICQAIGEAAAREKLGVNSTGLPFNSVLAVERSGEGLSNPMVNAGAIAATSLAPGATMEDKWAFIQDGFSRFAGRRLEIDQVVCESELASNRRNAGIATLLSDHDRIWWDPEEATDLYTRQCSLSVTASDLAVMAATLANGGRQPVTGEQVIDAVHCQHVLAVMVTAGLYETSGDWLYATGLPGKSGVAGGMITVAPGKGGLATYSAPLDEAGNSVRGQLTARFLSEALGLNLFASRPEG, encoded by the coding sequence ATGAGGTCCGTGTCCGAATGGGTCTCCACCGGCCATCTGCCCACCCCAGAGGTGGTTCAGGATCTGGTCGTAGAGGCCCATCGGAGATTCTCTCCCGTGCTGGATGGCCGGGTTGCCGATTACATTCACGCCCTGGCAGCGGCGACTCCCGAACATTTCGGCCTCTGCGTATCCAGCAGTGGAGGCGCGTTGTTCGAAGCGGGCGAGGCTCGGCTGGCCTTCAGTATTCAGAGCATCTCGAAGCCATTCCTGTTTGCTTTGATCTGCCAGGCGATTGGTGAGGCTGCTGCCCGCGAGAAGCTTGGGGTGAACAGTACCGGCCTGCCATTCAATTCTGTCCTGGCTGTGGAGCGCAGTGGTGAAGGTCTCTCCAATCCGATGGTGAATGCTGGGGCGATCGCTGCCACTAGTCTGGCTCCTGGCGCCACCATGGAGGACAAGTGGGCCTTCATTCAGGACGGCTTCTCCCGTTTTGCAGGTCGACGCCTCGAGATCGATCAGGTCGTCTGCGAATCGGAGCTGGCCTCGAATCGGCGCAATGCCGGCATCGCCACCCTGCTCAGTGATCACGACCGCATCTGGTGGGATCCCGAAGAAGCCACTGACCTCTACACCCGCCAGTGTTCCCTCAGCGTGACGGCCTCAGACCTGGCGGTGATGGCGGCGACCCTGGCCAACGGTGGTCGCCAGCCCGTCACGGGCGAGCAGGTGATCGATGCGGTCCACTGCCAGCATGTGCTGGCGGTGATGGTCACCGCCGGGCTCTACGAAACCTCCGGCGACTGGCTCTATGCCACCGGGCTCCCCGGCAAGAGCGGGGTGGCGGGCGGCATGATCACCGTGGCACCCGGAAAAGGTGGGCTGGCCACGTATTCAGCGCCTCTGGATGAGGCGGGTAACAGCGTGCGCGGTCAACTCACCGCCAGGTTCCTCTCGGAAGCGCTGGGACTGAACCTCTTTGCTTCCAGGCCGGAAGGATAA
- a CDS encoding 20S proteasome subunit A/B encodes MTYCIGYWLEKGLVFASDSRTNAGVDYISTYSKMHVFQPASDRLFVLLTAGNLATTQAVLNWIHRDLDRASGDDHEGGKNLQSCEYLFEAAAYVGQVSLAVQRQDGPALKEVGADVGASFILGGQVGGESHGLYMIYPQGNAVMATRETPYLQIGETKYGKPPLDNVGHANLSLEDAARLCLISEVLTQRSNLTVGPPFELAIVPRNTLAISHQVKFEADAPELSAMIETWSNAQREALYRLPHFAWEQSTPA; translated from the coding sequence GTGACCTATTGCATTGGTTATTGGCTTGAGAAGGGGCTAGTCTTTGCCTCTGACTCCCGTACAAATGCAGGCGTAGACTACATCTCAACCTATAGCAAGATGCATGTGTTTCAGCCGGCGTCGGATCGATTGTTTGTTCTGCTGACTGCCGGAAATCTTGCTACCACGCAGGCCGTTTTGAATTGGATACACAGAGACCTTGATCGGGCGAGTGGCGATGACCATGAGGGTGGAAAAAACTTACAGTCTTGCGAGTACCTCTTCGAGGCGGCTGCCTATGTTGGTCAGGTGAGTCTCGCTGTACAACGGCAGGATGGGCCTGCATTGAAAGAGGTTGGTGCTGACGTTGGGGCCTCGTTCATCCTTGGAGGTCAGGTCGGTGGGGAATCCCACGGCCTTTACATGATCTATCCGCAGGGCAATGCGGTGATGGCCACCCGTGAGACCCCTTATCTTCAGATCGGTGAGACGAAATATGGCAAGCCGCCGCTCGACAATGTGGGCCACGCCAACCTTTCCCTTGAAGATGCTGCCCGGCTCTGTCTGATTTCGGAGGTTCTCACCCAGCGCTCCAATCTCACAGTAGGTCCCCCGTTCGAGCTGGCCATCGTTCCTCGCAATACGCTGGCAATCTCCCACCAGGTCAAGTTTGAGGCGGATGCACCCGAACTTTCCGCCATGATCGAGACTTGGAGCAACGCTCAGAGAGAGGCGCTCTATCGGCTCCCCCATTTCGCCTGGGAGCAATCGACGCCGGCTTGA
- a CDS encoding cytochrome b/b6 domain-containing protein: MARPYQPSLLRLLHGPTAALVSLAWLSGLLLYSNDDGRWGRLPLRLGGDWIDIHGSIGVLLWPLAILFALYAVSMGRRQLQKPANAITLLALALAVGSGKLMDEDWLKDGQLDHVVYSVHLLAWLVMAGAVLVHILAVLQRGGVPLVRSMASLRIRANDMPRDWPGQIRRALTWRG; encoded by the coding sequence ATGGCCCGTCCCTACCAACCATCACTTCTGCGGCTGCTGCACGGCCCAACGGCTGCGCTGGTGTCTCTGGCCTGGCTGAGCGGGCTGCTCCTGTATTCCAATGACGACGGCCGCTGGGGGCGCCTGCCACTGAGGCTCGGTGGAGACTGGATCGACATCCACGGCTCGATCGGCGTACTGCTCTGGCCCCTGGCCATCCTGTTCGCCCTTTACGCCGTCAGCATGGGGCGCCGGCAGCTGCAGAAGCCCGCCAATGCCATCACCCTGCTCGCCCTGGCGCTGGCTGTGGGGAGTGGCAAATTAATGGACGAAGACTGGCTGAAGGATGGTCAACTCGATCATGTTGTCTATTCGGTGCATCTTCTGGCCTGGCTGGTCATGGCAGGAGCTGTGCTGGTCCACATTCTGGCCGTGCTGCAACGCGGCGGAGTGCCGCTGGTCCGATCGATGGCGAGCCTTCGAATCCGTGCCAACGACATGCCACGCGACTGGCCTGGCCAGATCAGACGGGCTTTGACCTGGAGAGGCTGA
- a CDS encoding IS66 family transposase has protein sequence MGAPPAGISEVDWLSWPAGAREFILAQQEEMVQLRVQLTALATELAHLRERIGRSSRNSSKPPSSDGQGFKPPERRKGSGRKRGGQPGHPGSGPELLPIERVDEVVEHHPQACRRCGTLLQGQDPEPLRHQVIEIPPITPLVIEHRLHRLVCPCCTTSTCASLPAEVEVSHYGPRLSALVGLLGSAFPLSFSKTQALLDQLLGVQISRGAMATIRQRLSAALEQPMQEALAFARQQSVVYVDETGAPTGNADGGNPDGRRGWEWVMVTAMGVTVFLQSLSRSAAAAIDLLGNAFGGIVVSDRFSAYNHLPLEQRQLCWAHVIRDLTAIADRQGASGEIGAELLGLQQQLFAQWHRYKDGTIDWSTLQQGCRPIRQAFVGTLHRVVELGCQRGERTPWAKTVRTCHQLLQVSDGLWTFLEIEGIEPTNNAAERALRHSVIQRKISHGVQSRQGAICRSRLLTVTTSLRQQGRDIWQFLEQALIAHHRGGEMPSLLPNP, from the coding sequence ATGGGCGCCCCTCCTGCTGGCATTTCCGAGGTGGACTGGTTGTCGTGGCCAGCTGGTGCCAGGGAGTTCATCCTGGCTCAACAGGAGGAGATGGTGCAGCTCCGCGTCCAGCTCACCGCCCTGGCGACCGAACTGGCCCATCTGCGCGAGCGGATCGGCCGCAGCTCCCGCAATTCTTCCAAGCCTCCCTCCAGTGATGGCCAGGGGTTTAAGCCGCCCGAACGACGCAAGGGCAGTGGCCGCAAGCGCGGCGGCCAGCCGGGCCATCCCGGATCTGGGCCGGAGCTGCTGCCGATCGAGCGGGTGGATGAGGTGGTCGAGCACCACCCCCAGGCCTGCCGCCGCTGCGGCACGTTGCTACAGGGTCAGGATCCCGAGCCCTTGAGGCACCAGGTGATCGAGATTCCACCGATCACGCCTCTGGTGATCGAGCACCGGCTGCACCGCCTGGTCTGCCCCTGCTGTACCACCAGCACCTGTGCCTCGTTACCGGCGGAGGTGGAAGTAAGCCATTACGGTCCCCGGCTCAGTGCTCTGGTGGGTCTGCTGGGTAGTGCCTTCCCGTTGAGTTTCAGCAAGACCCAGGCGCTGCTGGATCAGCTGCTGGGGGTACAGATCAGCCGGGGAGCGATGGCCACTATCCGCCAGCGCTTGAGTGCAGCACTGGAGCAGCCCATGCAGGAGGCCCTTGCGTTTGCCCGTCAGCAGTCGGTGGTCTATGTCGATGAAACCGGTGCCCCCACCGGTAATGCCGATGGGGGCAACCCCGATGGCCGGCGCGGCTGGGAGTGGGTCATGGTGACCGCCATGGGGGTGACAGTGTTCTTGCAGAGCCTGAGCCGCTCGGCTGCCGCCGCGATCGACCTGCTCGGGAATGCCTTTGGCGGAATTGTGGTGAGCGACCGCTTCTCCGCCTACAACCATCTCCCGCTGGAGCAGCGCCAGCTGTGCTGGGCGCACGTGATCCGCGATCTCACTGCCATCGCTGACCGTCAGGGCGCCAGCGGTGAGATTGGAGCGGAGCTGCTGGGCCTGCAGCAGCAGCTGTTTGCCCAGTGGCACCGCTACAAAGACGGAACGATCGACTGGTCCACGTTGCAGCAGGGCTGTCGGCCGATCCGCCAGGCGTTTGTGGGCACGCTGCATCGGGTTGTGGAGCTGGGCTGCCAGCGCGGCGAGCGAACGCCGTGGGCCAAGACGGTGCGTACCTGCCATCAGTTGCTGCAAGTGAGCGATGGCCTCTGGACCTTCCTGGAGATTGAAGGGATCGAGCCCACCAACAACGCAGCCGAGCGTGCCCTGCGCCATTCGGTGATTCAGCGCAAGATCAGCCATGGCGTCCAATCCCGCCAGGGTGCAATCTGCCGCAGCAGGTTGCTCACGGTCACCACCAGCCTGCGGCAACAGGGCCGTGATATCTGGCAGTTCCTGGAGCAGGCCTTGATCGCCCATCATCGCGGCGGTGAGATGCCATCGCTGTTGCCGAATCCCTGA
- a CDS encoding HPP family protein, whose product MVFRRLRTDRERGRAFQPRFARGEIVAAWIGGLLAICALGLISSWSHYPLVVAPFGASTVLLFGHPSSPLAQPRNIVLGNTIGALISVVCVAWPGPSVGGMGLAVGVTIALGQQLRCLHPPAGAVALLGVLLKARPSFVLSPILSGSLVLVLIAVVFHRLRPSSGPYPHHWL is encoded by the coding sequence ATGGTGTTTCGACGTCTGCGAACCGATCGGGAGCGTGGTCGTGCGTTCCAGCCTCGCTTTGCCCGGGGAGAGATTGTGGCGGCCTGGATCGGCGGTCTCCTGGCCATCTGCGCACTGGGCCTGATCAGCAGCTGGAGTCACTACCCCCTGGTTGTGGCTCCCTTCGGGGCTTCCACCGTTCTGTTGTTCGGGCATCCCAGCAGCCCCCTGGCCCAACCCCGCAACATCGTTCTCGGCAATACGATCGGGGCCTTGATCAGCGTGGTGTGCGTGGCCTGGCCAGGCCCTTCGGTGGGGGGGATGGGGCTGGCCGTAGGGGTGACCATCGCGCTGGGGCAGCAGCTGCGATGCCTGCACCCACCTGCGGGTGCTGTGGCCCTGCTGGGCGTGCTGCTGAAGGCCCGACCCTCTTTCGTACTCAGCCCGATCCTCAGCGGCTCCCTGGTCCTGGTGTTGATCGCGGTGGTATTCCACCGACTGCGTCCGTCCAGCGGGCCCTATCCGCATCACTGGCTCTGA
- a CDS encoding HAD-IC family P-type ATPase, whose product MSWLEPTNLLLLACALIYGLIGEWVDGGILLVFVVGISLLDAVQQQRSNHALAELARLSAPQAHVRRDGEDLELPADQVRVGDRLRLEEGDRVAADAALSEAVGLWLDESLLTGESLPVARSAAGERILAGSLVASGRGWAEVVAVADATELGRLGSSLATVQPPATRLQRQTRRLTGRLTVLALGLCAALAVIQGAVSGNWPEALLAALALALAVLPNEIPVVLALFLALGALRLARIGVLARWPAAVESLGSATVLAVDKTGTLTENRMGVQQLLTWPELEGWQAGDPLEEPFHALVELAVLASRGDPVDAMELAIQRLAADQLSGTEHLHPDWPLERDYPLQSDLLVFSRLWHNNEGGLQLAAKGAPEAIADLCHLDSRQTMALLAAADGLAARGLRVLAVARGLDGVPVHEGQPFASGGALPEHVHGYLFEPLGFLALADPLRPDVPAAIATARGAGVRVVMITGDSPVTARSIADQAGLPPGRVLSGPELDALTPQDLAASIGEVSVFARVMPQQKLQLVRALQAAGEVVAMTGDGVNDAPALKAADIGVAMGKRGTAVARESADLVLLNDTFSDLVAALELGRRVDANLHRALGYTLAIHLPIAALGLVPLLLPSQALILLPVHIALLHLVIDPACTVVFEALPATPGLMRQSPRPPQAPLFGPDTWRHSLSQGAVVMVAALVLVFWPEADAATHRSLVFSLLLLAGGGLVWLNGDPHSRITAAGAGIGLGLWLLLLAIPGLQQGLSLAPMQPAEILTVMITTAVALLLAGLLNRQLS is encoded by the coding sequence ATGAGCTGGCTTGAGCCCACCAACCTGCTGCTGCTGGCCTGCGCCCTGATCTATGGCCTGATCGGCGAATGGGTCGATGGCGGCATCCTGCTGGTCTTCGTGGTGGGCATCAGCCTGCTCGATGCCGTGCAGCAGCAGCGCAGCAACCACGCCCTGGCCGAACTGGCCCGGCTCTCGGCACCCCAGGCCCATGTGCGGCGCGATGGGGAGGATCTGGAGCTGCCCGCCGATCAGGTGCGAGTGGGCGATCGGCTCCGGCTGGAGGAAGGTGATCGGGTGGCGGCCGATGCCGCCCTGAGCGAGGCGGTGGGGTTGTGGCTGGATGAGTCGCTGCTCACCGGAGAATCGCTGCCGGTCGCCCGCTCCGCCGCCGGGGAGCGGATCCTGGCCGGGTCCCTGGTGGCCAGCGGCCGGGGCTGGGCCGAGGTGGTGGCGGTGGCCGACGCCACCGAACTGGGCCGACTTGGCAGCAGCCTGGCCACGGTGCAGCCGCCGGCCACCCGGCTGCAGCGCCAGACCCGTCGCCTCACCGGCCGCCTCACCGTGCTGGCCCTGGGGCTCTGCGCGGCCCTGGCGGTGATTCAGGGGGCGGTCAGCGGCAACTGGCCCGAGGCCCTGCTGGCCGCCCTGGCCCTGGCCCTGGCGGTGCTGCCCAACGAGATTCCCGTGGTGCTGGCCCTGTTCCTGGCCCTCGGCGCCCTGCGCCTGGCCCGGATCGGCGTGCTGGCCCGATGGCCGGCGGCGGTGGAGAGCCTCGGCAGCGCCACCGTGCTCGCCGTCGACAAGACCGGCACCCTCACCGAGAACCGCATGGGGGTGCAGCAGCTGCTCACCTGGCCGGAGCTGGAGGGCTGGCAGGCGGGAGACCCCCTGGAGGAGCCCTTTCACGCCCTGGTGGAACTGGCGGTGCTGGCCAGCCGCGGTGACCCGGTGGATGCGATGGAGCTGGCGATCCAGCGCCTCGCCGCCGATCAGCTCAGCGGCACCGAACACCTGCATCCCGACTGGCCCCTGGAGCGCGACTACCCCCTGCAGAGCGATCTGCTGGTGTTCTCCCGCCTCTGGCACAACAACGAGGGCGGTTTGCAACTGGCCGCCAAGGGGGCGCCCGAGGCGATCGCGGATCTGTGTCACCTCGATTCCAGGCAGACCATGGCCCTGCTGGCCGCCGCCGATGGGCTCGCCGCCAGGGGGCTGCGGGTGCTGGCGGTGGCGCGCGGGCTGGATGGCGTGCCGGTGCACGAAGGTCAGCCGTTCGCGAGCGGCGGCGCCCTGCCCGAACACGTGCACGGCTACCTGTTCGAGCCGTTGGGCTTTCTGGCCCTGGCCGATCCGCTGCGCCCGGATGTGCCGGCGGCCATCGCCACGGCGCGGGGTGCGGGCGTTCGCGTGGTGATGATCACCGGAGACAGCCCGGTGACGGCCCGCTCGATTGCCGATCAGGCGGGCTTGCCGCCCGGTCGGGTGCTCTCCGGCCCGGAGCTGGACGCCCTGACGCCCCAGGACCTCGCCGCCTCGATTGGAGAGGTGTCCGTGTTCGCCCGGGTGATGCCCCAGCAGAAACTGCAGCTGGTGCGCGCCCTGCAGGCCGCTGGTGAGGTGGTGGCGATGACCGGCGATGGCGTCAATGACGCCCCGGCCCTCAAGGCCGCCGACATCGGCGTGGCCATGGGCAAGCGCGGCACCGCCGTGGCCCGGGAATCCGCCGATCTGGTGCTGCTCAATGACACCTTCAGCGATCTGGTGGCGGCCCTCGAACTGGGCCGGCGGGTCGATGCCAACCTGCACCGGGCGCTGGGATACACCCTCGCCATTCACCTGCCGATCGCGGCGCTCGGCCTGGTGCCCCTGCTGCTGCCTAGTCAGGCCCTGATCCTGCTGCCGGTACACATCGCCCTGCTGCATCTGGTGATCGATCCGGCCTGCACGGTGGTGTTCGAGGCCCTGCCCGCCACCCCTGGCCTGATGCGACAGTCCCCCCGCCCGCCGCAGGCGCCCCTGTTCGGCCCCGACACCTGGCGCCATTCGCTCAGCCAGGGCGCCGTGGTGATGGTGGCCGCCCTGGTGCTGGTCTTCTGGCCTGAGGCCGACGCCGCCACCCACCGCAGCCTGGTGTTCTCGCTGCTGCTGCTCGCCGGTGGAGGCCTGGTGTGGCTGAACGGAGATCCCCATAGCCGCATCACGGCCGCAGGCGCCGGCATCGGCCTGGGGCTGTGGCTGCTGCTGCTGGCCATTCCCGGATTACAGCAAGGACTCAGCCTGGCGCCGATGCAGCCAGCCGAGATCCTCACCGTGATGATCACCACGGCGGTCGCCCTGCTGCTGGCAGGGCTGCTCAACCGCCAACTCTCCTGA
- a CDS encoding cation diffusion facilitator family transporter produces the protein MSSQHESPSHPAVEIQRQPHPRQHQHRAGSGRAFRWSVILNCGLSALQLAIGVGFGSLALIGDAVHNLGDVAGLLLGWGAERLSTRAPNDQFTYGYGRSTQLASLANAGLILMAATVVLVEGIKRLNTPVEVLSTPVAWAAALGIAVNLFSARLFGDDGSHDLNRRAAVIHLLGDAAVSAAVLVSAIVVGLTGWNWLDAATGIGVGLAVAWTGWSLLGASMRVALDAVPAGIEPAAVNQALHSLPGVVDVHHLHIWSMSTSQNALTAHVVRRTGEIDDLKLLHQAKERLAQLGIAHSTLQLEPADPADP, from the coding sequence ATGTCCTCCCAGCACGAGAGCCCCAGCCACCCGGCCGTGGAGATCCAGCGCCAGCCCCACCCCCGCCAGCACCAGCACCGCGCCGGATCCGGCAGGGCCTTTCGCTGGAGCGTGATCCTCAACTGCGGCCTCTCGGCCCTGCAGCTCGCGATCGGCGTCGGCTTCGGGTCGCTGGCGTTGATCGGTGATGCCGTGCACAACCTTGGCGATGTGGCCGGCCTGCTGCTGGGCTGGGGCGCCGAGCGGCTGAGCACGCGAGCTCCGAACGACCAGTTCACCTACGGCTATGGCCGCTCCACCCAGCTGGCCTCCCTGGCCAATGCGGGGCTGATCCTGATGGCCGCCACCGTGGTGCTGGTGGAGGGGATCAAACGGCTGAATACCCCGGTCGAGGTGCTCAGCACTCCCGTGGCCTGGGCGGCGGCGCTGGGCATCGCCGTCAACCTCTTCTCCGCCCGGCTGTTCGGCGACGACGGCAGCCACGACCTCAACCGCCGGGCGGCAGTGATTCATCTGCTTGGCGATGCCGCCGTGTCGGCAGCCGTGCTCGTGAGCGCCATCGTGGTCGGACTGACCGGCTGGAACTGGCTCGATGCCGCCACCGGCATTGGGGTCGGCCTGGCGGTGGCCTGGACGGGCTGGTCCCTGCTGGGCGCGTCGATGAGAGTCGCCCTTGATGCGGTGCCTGCTGGGATTGAGCCGGCGGCGGTGAATCAGGCGTTACACAGCCTGCCCGGCGTGGTGGATGTGCACCACCTGCACATCTGGAGCATGAGCACCTCCCAGAACGCCCTGACCGCCCATGTGGTGCGTCGAACCGGGGAGATCGACGACCTGAAACTGCTGCATCAGGCCAAGGAACGACTCGCCCAGCTCGGCATTGCCCACAGCACCCTTCAACTGGAGCCGGCGGACCCAGCTGATCCTTGA
- a CDS encoding GAP family protein: MVFSVKEGGMLLANHSDLRGDLEVGSVFVTMTTSLLLLPPLAWLVSGNRLREPLSSLNDWLVHRAEWLVGVFALLLGLYLGWQGIEGLHRMVELVG; the protein is encoded by the coding sequence GTGGTCTTCTCTGTCAAGGAGGGCGGCATGCTGCTGGCCAACCACTCCGATCTGCGCGGCGATCTGGAGGTGGGCTCCGTCTTCGTGACCATGACCACGTCCCTGTTGCTGTTGCCACCCCTGGCCTGGTTGGTCAGCGGCAACCGCTTGCGAGAGCCCCTCTCTTCGCTGAACGATTGGCTGGTGCACCGGGCCGAATGGCTGGTCGGGGTGTTCGCGCTGCTGCTGGGCCTCTATCTGGGTTGGCAGGGCATCGAAGGGCTGCACCGGATGGTGGAGCTGGTGGGCTGA
- a CDS encoding OsmC family protein — MTSIACRYEGGLRCQALHEPSTMELATDAPTDNQGRGECFSPTDLVATALATCILTIMGITAERHGWPLEGATARVEKSMTTTGARRIEKLEVWINLPTELEDSARAVLRRAAEACPVKKSLEGAVAMEMHWA; from the coding sequence ATGACTTCGATCGCCTGCCGTTACGAGGGCGGCCTGCGCTGCCAGGCCCTGCATGAACCCAGCACCATGGAGTTGGCCACCGATGCCCCCACCGACAACCAGGGGAGGGGGGAGTGCTTCTCCCCCACCGATCTGGTGGCCACCGCGCTCGCCACCTGCATCCTCACAATCATGGGGATCACAGCCGAGCGGCATGGCTGGCCTCTCGAGGGCGCCACCGCCCGGGTGGAGAAGAGCATGACCACCACGGGAGCGCGGAGGATCGAGAAGCTGGAGGTGTGGATCAACCTGCCGACGGAGCTGGAGGATTCCGCCCGGGCGGTGCTGCGCCGCGCGGCGGAGGCCTGCCCGGTGAAGAAGAGCCTGGAGGGTGCCGTGGCGATGGAGATGCACTGGGCCTGA
- a CDS encoding DUF2721 domain-containing protein, with protein MQGTLSTTILLGVLSEPEQGSAVVALSRAIQLSVAPVFLLTGISGLLNTFTGRLARIIDRTRVMQETLERGGGQQADTLTKALKVQHRRTFLINRAILCSSISALLVAGVVAVLFISTVAALDLAAIVVPAFVLAMLALIVALLLFLVEVQLAIGQNPRRYY; from the coding sequence ATGCAGGGCACCCTGTCCACGACCATCCTCCTGGGGGTCCTGAGCGAGCCTGAGCAGGGGTCGGCCGTGGTCGCGCTCTCCAGGGCCATCCAGCTGTCGGTGGCGCCGGTGTTTCTGCTCACCGGCATCAGTGGCCTGCTCAACACCTTCACCGGCCGGCTGGCTCGGATCATCGACAGGACCCGGGTGATGCAGGAGACCCTGGAACGGGGCGGCGGCCAGCAGGCGGACACCCTGACCAAGGCCCTGAAGGTGCAGCACCGCCGCACCTTCCTGATCAACCGCGCCATTCTCTGCAGCAGCATCAGCGCCTTGCTGGTGGCGGGAGTGGTGGCCGTGCTGTTCATCAGCACCGTGGCCGCCCTCGACCTGGCGGCGATCGTGGTGCCCGCCTTCGTGTTGGCGATGCTGGCGCTGATCGTGGCCCTGCTGCTGTTCCTGGTGGAGGTGCAGCTGGCAATCGGCCAAAACCCCCGCCGCTATTACTGA
- a CDS encoding GGDEF domain-containing protein: MLELKQQATTDSLTGLTNRRALEDDQPSGAYALLSFDIDFFKRINDSFGHAAGDQVLKKVAAVMTKAVREGDAVYRLGGEEFLVVLPQIDPAMALGIGERIRSQVKVLDLQGLAPDGGVTISAGLFVADPDQPLPFDAALAMADGALYLSKEQGRDRLTVA; this comes from the coding sequence ATGCTTGAGCTCAAGCAACAGGCCACAACCGATTCGCTCACGGGCCTGACCAATCGACGGGCCCTTGAAGATGACCAGCCCAGCGGTGCCTACGCCCTCCTGTCGTTCGACATCGATTTCTTCAAGCGGATCAACGACAGCTTCGGCCATGCGGCCGGTGATCAGGTGCTGAAGAAGGTGGCTGCTGTCATGACCAAGGCCGTGCGAGAGGGAGATGCTGTGTATCGCCTCGGTGGAGAGGAGTTTCTGGTGGTGCTCCCCCAGATTGATCCGGCCATGGCTCTGGGGATCGGTGAACGGATCCGCAGCCAGGTCAAGGTTCTGGATCTCCAGGGGTTGGCCCCGGACGGGGGTGTGACCATCAGCGCTGGGTTGTTCGTGGCCGATCCAGATCAACCTCTCCCGTTCGATGCAGCCCTCGCCATGGCCGATGGGGCGCTCTATCTGTCCAAGGAGCAGGGGCGTGATCGCCTCACGGTGGCCTGA
- a CDS encoding IS1595 family transposase, with protein sequence MAVNRIQFQPGMSVPQFMDLYGTEEKCEAALEAARWPEGFRCPRCGQKEHGLVYGRRHKRYQCRQCRHQTTLTAGTVMEATKLPLTIWFLAFYLIGQAKSSTSSLALMRQLGVNYRTAWLMHNKIIQAMSEQEEACVLHGKVQLDDAYFGGECNGGKAGRGSENKVPIVAAVSLDEDGHPIHVKVSKVKAFSFVAIADWAQSSLAQGCEVISDGLACFRAVAEVGCIHHPTTVKGRHPKDLPEFRWINTVISNLKTSFSGTFHALRFDKYADRYLGAFSFRFNHRFKLEEMTDQVLQAVCLCTARPEHLLRSAELAT encoded by the coding sequence ATGGCCGTGAACCGAATCCAATTCCAGCCTGGAATGTCCGTGCCCCAGTTCATGGATCTCTACGGCACCGAGGAGAAATGCGAGGCTGCTCTAGAGGCAGCTCGCTGGCCGGAGGGATTCCGCTGTCCTCGATGCGGACAGAAGGAGCATGGCCTTGTCTATGGACGCCGCCACAAGCGGTATCAGTGTCGACAGTGCCGCCATCAGACAACGCTCACTGCTGGAACAGTCATGGAGGCCACGAAGTTGCCTCTCACGATCTGGTTCCTCGCCTTTTACCTAATTGGCCAGGCAAAGAGCAGTACGTCCTCCCTGGCTCTGATGCGGCAACTCGGGGTGAATTACCGCACGGCGTGGTTGATGCACAATAAAATCATCCAAGCGATGAGCGAGCAAGAGGAAGCATGCGTCCTACATGGAAAAGTGCAGCTGGATGATGCTTACTTTGGTGGTGAATGCAATGGTGGCAAGGCAGGTCGAGGATCGGAAAACAAGGTCCCAATCGTGGCAGCTGTCTCACTGGACGAGGACGGCCACCCCATTCATGTGAAGGTCTCGAAGGTCAAAGCCTTCTCCTTCGTGGCAATCGCAGACTGGGCCCAGAGCTCCTTGGCTCAAGGATGCGAGGTGATCTCCGATGGGCTGGCCTGCTTCCGTGCCGTGGCAGAGGTGGGCTGTATTCATCACCCCACGACAGTGAAGGGGCGGCATCCGAAGGATCTGCCTGAGTTCCGGTGGATCAACACCGTGATTAGTAACTTGAAAACCAGTTTCAGCGGAACGTTTCATGCCCTGCGCTTTGACAAGTACGCTGATCGCTACCTGGGCGCTTTCAGCTTCCGCTTCAATCACCGCTTCAAGCTGGAAGAGATGACCGATCAAGTGCTCCAGGCGGTCTGTCTCTGCACCGCACGACCCGAGCACCTCCTGAGGAGCGCGGAGCTTGCTACCTAA